In a single window of the Planctomycetia bacterium genome:
- the fliP gene encoding flagellar type III secretion system pore protein FliP (The bacterial flagellar biogenesis protein FliP forms a type III secretion system (T3SS)-type pore required for flagellar assembly.) — protein sequence MLFGFRKSLFVGFVAATLLALTTAAPASAQALTNSPASLDNPLGIPDVSQVAPIATDAKGVTASLRILVLLTILTVAPSILIMMTSFTRIVVVLALLRQAIGTQQLPPGQVLVGLAMIMTMLIMAPTWQRMKTTAVDPYLNGDLSQASAFELGAKPLREFMFRQIEAAGNEENVYTFHEYVEGPVAPGVELKKSSVGLTTLVPAFVLSELKTSFVMGFRIYLPFLVIDMVIASILISMGMMMLPPVLISLPFKLMLFVLADGWGLVVGSLLASFGGS from the coding sequence TTGTTGTTCGGATTCAGGAAGTCACTTTTCGTCGGCTTCGTCGCTGCGACTCTTCTCGCGCTGACGACAGCCGCGCCGGCATCGGCGCAAGCGCTGACGAATTCTCCTGCATCCCTCGATAATCCTCTCGGCATCCCCGACGTCAGCCAGGTGGCGCCGATCGCCACGGACGCCAAGGGCGTGACCGCATCACTCCGCATCCTGGTCCTGCTGACAATTCTCACGGTCGCGCCGTCCATCCTGATCATGATGACCAGCTTCACGCGCATCGTGGTCGTCCTCGCGCTGCTTCGACAGGCGATCGGCACGCAGCAGCTTCCGCCGGGACAGGTCCTGGTGGGGCTGGCCATGATCATGACCATGCTCATCATGGCGCCGACGTGGCAGCGTATGAAAACGACCGCGGTCGATCCCTATCTCAACGGAGATCTGAGTCAGGCGTCGGCCTTTGAGCTCGGCGCCAAGCCGCTGCGCGAGTTCATGTTTCGACAAATCGAGGCGGCCGGCAACGAGGAGAACGTTTACACATTTCACGAATACGTCGAGGGTCCCGTGGCCCCCGGTGTCGAGTTGAAGAAGAGCTCGGTCGGTCTAACGACGCTCGTGCCCGCATTTGTGCTCAGCGAGCTGAAGACATCGTTCGTCATGGGCTTTCGCATTTATCTGCCGTTCCTGGTGATCGACATGGTCATCGCTTCCATCCTGATCAGCATGGGCATGATGATGCTCCCGCCCGTGCTGATCTCGCTCCCGTTCAAACTTATGCTGTTCGTGCTGGCCGACGGTTGGGGTCTGGTCGTCGGCTCGCTTCTTGCCAGCTTCGGAGGGTCGTAA
- a CDS encoding flagellar biosynthetic protein FliO: MFSSLGGSVILPMMIVVGTICGSAYFFRRLVNPGHKPGADNAIKVLSRQYLSSKQCLCLVRLGGRLVLLGVTPDRISAVAQIDDPEEVAGIMGDVSRAGGGTFSAALAAFAGRRTGVDADGGGNAAESADLILPGKLFETRSNVRDVLGRVRALSKRGIPAEPV; this comes from the coding sequence ATGTTCAGCTCGCTGGGCGGCTCCGTCATCCTCCCGATGATGATCGTCGTGGGGACCATCTGCGGTTCGGCATATTTCTTTCGCAGACTGGTCAATCCCGGACACAAGCCCGGCGCCGACAACGCGATTAAAGTCCTCTCCCGACAGTATCTGTCCAGCAAACAGTGTCTCTGCCTCGTTCGCCTCGGCGGGCGACTCGTGCTTTTGGGTGTCACGCCGGATCGAATCAGCGCCGTCGCTCAAATTGACGACCCCGAAGAAGTCGCGGGCATCATGGGCGATGTGAGTCGAGCCGGAGGAGGTACCTTTTCAGCCGCGCTGGCAGCATTTGCGGGTCGTCGCACGGGAGTTGATGCCGATGGCGGAGGCAATGCCGCCGAGTCGGCTGACCTCATTCTTCCGGGAAAGCTCTTCGAAACGCGATCAAACGTACGTGATGTCCTCGGACGAGTCCGCGCCCTTTCGAAACGCGGAATACCGGCGGAGCCGGTTTAA
- the fliN gene encoding flagellar motor switch protein FliN yields the protein MNQAASDASTAGAPKSDAASTPAADAAASPRQPDDSSQPEVIAADDTTVDVATAAETPTAEPLKLDASGRPIDDVAAGAAAAARSAPLPPPPANSVPLELPDFGRGGAVADEKGLDLLNDVALNLKIELGRSSMCIEDVLKLGEGSIVELDKLAGDPVDVFVNERLIARGEVLVLNDNFCVRVSEIVSNEEEVTA from the coding sequence ATGAATCAGGCCGCGAGCGATGCATCGACGGCCGGTGCGCCCAAGAGTGACGCAGCGTCAACGCCGGCGGCCGATGCCGCAGCATCGCCCAGGCAGCCGGATGACTCGTCGCAGCCTGAAGTGATCGCGGCGGACGACACGACTGTCGACGTAGCGACCGCTGCTGAGACGCCGACCGCCGAGCCGTTGAAACTCGATGCCTCGGGTCGTCCAATTGACGATGTGGCTGCGGGTGCTGCCGCGGCTGCGCGGTCCGCTCCATTGCCGCCTCCTCCCGCCAACAGTGTTCCGCTGGAGCTGCCCGACTTCGGCCGCGGCGGCGCCGTCGCCGACGAAAAGGGCCTCGATCTGCTCAATGATGTTGCCCTGAATCTCAAGATCGAGCTCGGCCGCTCATCCATGTGCATCGAGGACGTGCTCAAGCTGGGCGAGGGGTCCATCGTCGAACTTGACAAGCTCGCCGGAGACCCGGTCGACGTCTTTGTGAACGAGCGACTCATCGCCCGAGGCGAGGTGCTCGTGCTCAACGATAACTTCTGCGTGCGCGTCAGCGAGATTGTCTCGAATGAGGAAGAGGTGACGGCGTGA
- a CDS encoding flagellar biosynthetic protein FliR, translating into MELLRFELLLPSFALVLARVAGLVLAVPMLSSAQIPRTLMAGLVVIMSLMVFPAVAPVLPQSLTTGQAVAGMATEFIIGEILGLAAGTVFFAAQIAGQLVSHQSGLSLGQVFNPLFEEQSTVIDQLWFFATMILFFMLRGHLAVIQALLDSFRQVPPLMLQADGALGEFAMSVCSTTFQLALRLAGPAVLALMLTSLIMGFLTKTMPQLNIFSVGFSLKIVVAFLVVAVSISHSGGLIASGVEDSLDDLGELMQTMSERVIHAG; encoded by the coding sequence GTGGAACTGCTTCGGTTTGAATTGCTGCTGCCGAGTTTTGCGCTGGTCCTGGCGCGCGTCGCCGGGCTTGTGCTCGCCGTACCGATGCTGTCCAGCGCCCAGATTCCGCGCACCCTCATGGCCGGCCTGGTTGTCATCATGTCGCTCATGGTGTTCCCGGCGGTCGCTCCCGTGTTGCCCCAGTCCCTGACTACCGGACAAGCCGTGGCCGGCATGGCCACCGAGTTCATCATCGGGGAGATCCTCGGACTCGCGGCGGGCACCGTGTTCTTCGCCGCGCAGATTGCCGGCCAGCTCGTCAGCCATCAATCCGGGCTTTCGCTCGGCCAGGTGTTCAATCCGCTGTTCGAAGAGCAGAGCACGGTCATCGACCAGCTCTGGTTCTTCGCGACGATGATTCTGTTCTTCATGTTGCGGGGTCACCTGGCGGTCATTCAGGCCCTGCTCGACAGCTTTCGACAGGTGCCTCCACTCATGCTTCAGGCAGACGGCGCCCTCGGCGAGTTCGCCATGTCGGTTTGCTCGACGACTTTTCAATTGGCCCTGCGGCTTGCCGGGCCTGCGGTCCTAGCGCTCATGCTGACATCTCTCATCATGGGTTTTCTGACCAAGACGATGCCGCAACTCAATATCTTCTCCGTCGGCTTCAGTCTGAAGATCGTCGTCGCGTTCCTGGTCGTGGCAGTCTCAATCTCCCACAGCGGCGGACTCATCGCCTCCGGAGTTGAAGACAGCCTCGACGACCTCGGCGAGTTGATGCAGACCATGTCGGAAAGGGTGATCCATGCCGGGTGA
- a CDS encoding flagellar hook-basal body complex protein, with the protein MGLTSALFTGLSGLNSSQFQLDVIGDNIANINTTGFKGSRTLFQTQFARTLSAGTKPNGTQGGTNPSQVGLGSTVGAIQRSFTAGSIETTGIASDLAIEGNGFFVLRTPENESVFTRDGTFSLSADNRLISTDGFFIQGFGVNDRFELIPGAVTDVKIPIGSLTTAKATDAAQLDGTLDSTGDVATQGTILQSQVLHDAANNPITGATLLTEVKNPGGAAFFVNGNVVSINGIKRGGRDIPAEQFVVGTTGTTVTDFLNWLDAASGIDTTVGVSGTPGVGVTADGRLEIRGNAGTENALSIQSGTLLSNGGTGVPFTFNETQAANGESATTTFIVYDSLGSPISVNLTMVLETRTTASSSWRFYATAADDTDVTFDIGTGVLNFDENGQFVDAPQNGIVIDRVGSGATDPLTIALDFARLSGLNARDSELVMSFQTGFATGTLIDYSIGQDGVVTGTFTNGLNQTIGQIALATFSNPAGLLSRSNNVYFVGPNSGEARITPPLVLGAGKISAGALELSNVDLSREFVNLITSSTAFSAASRVISTSDTLLQELLLLARR; encoded by the coding sequence ATGGGGCTTACATCAGCACTCTTCACCGGTCTCTCGGGACTCAACAGCAGCCAGTTTCAGCTTGATGTGATCGGCGACAACATCGCCAACATCAACACAACGGGCTTCAAAGGATCGCGCACGCTGTTCCAGACACAGTTTGCCCGAACCCTGTCGGCCGGCACCAAGCCGAACGGCACTCAAGGCGGCACGAATCCCTCACAGGTGGGACTCGGCTCCACGGTCGGCGCGATTCAGCGATCGTTCACGGCCGGTTCCATTGAGACGACCGGGATTGCCAGCGACTTGGCGATCGAAGGCAACGGATTCTTCGTGCTGCGGACGCCGGAGAACGAAAGCGTCTTTACCCGCGACGGCACATTCTCGCTGAGCGCGGATAATCGCCTGATCTCGACCGATGGGTTTTTCATTCAGGGATTTGGCGTCAACGATCGATTTGAGTTGATCCCCGGCGCGGTCACTGACGTGAAGATCCCCATCGGTTCACTCACAACCGCGAAGGCGACCGACGCCGCCCAGCTCGACGGAACGCTCGATTCCACGGGCGATGTCGCGACCCAGGGAACGATCCTCCAGTCTCAGGTGCTTCACGACGCCGCGAACAACCCCATCACCGGGGCGACGTTGCTGACCGAAGTGAAGAACCCCGGCGGCGCCGCGTTCTTCGTAAATGGCAACGTGGTCTCGATCAACGGGATCAAGCGCGGCGGACGCGATATTCCAGCCGAGCAGTTCGTTGTCGGCACGACCGGCACGACGGTGACGGATTTCCTCAACTGGCTAGATGCGGCCAGCGGAATTGATACCACCGTGGGCGTCTCGGGAACGCCTGGCGTCGGCGTGACGGCGGACGGCCGATTGGAGATCCGCGGAAACGCAGGAACGGAAAACGCGCTGTCCATTCAGTCGGGCACACTCCTGAGCAACGGCGGGACCGGTGTGCCGTTCACGTTCAACGAGACCCAGGCGGCAAACGGCGAAAGCGCGACGACCACATTCATCGTGTACGACTCACTGGGTTCGCCGATCTCGGTAAACCTGACCATGGTGCTCGAGACCCGAACAACGGCCAGTAGCTCATGGCGGTTCTACGCAACGGCCGCGGACGATACCGACGTGACCTTTGACATCGGCACGGGGGTTCTCAACTTCGACGAGAACGGGCAGTTCGTCGATGCGCCGCAGAACGGAATCGTAATTGACCGCGTCGGTAGCGGTGCGACGGATCCGCTGACGATCGCCCTCGACTTCGCCCGGCTCAGCGGGCTCAATGCCCGCGACTCCGAGCTGGTGATGAGCTTCCAGACGGGCTTTGCCACCGGCACCCTGATTGACTACAGCATTGGCCAGGACGGCGTCGTGACCGGAACGTTTACAAACGGTCTGAATCAGACCATTGGCCAGATCGCCCTGGCGACCTTCTCCAATCCGGCGGGCCTGCTCTCACGATCCAACAACGTGTACTTCGTGGGGCCCAACAGCGGCGAGGCCCGGATCACGCCTCCGCTGGTTCTGGGCGCGGGAAAGATTTCGGCCGGCGCGCTGGAACTGTCAAACGTAGATCTGTCCCGCGAATTCGTGAATCTGATTACGTCCTCCACGGCGTTTTCCGCGGCGAGCCGGGTCATCTCAACTTCCGACACGCTGCTTCAGGAGCTGTTGCTTCTGGCTCGACGGTAA
- the flhB gene encoding flagellar biosynthesis protein FlhB, translating to MPGDAGDKTEAPTPRRREEARKKGQIARSQDLSSSILLLGGMVCLRWFGPRLIESLTGSLRHYMEMSDAREAMHIDVVPMTLSLAAGVIGAAGPIMVGLLLLSVASHLVQVGFVMTTEPLTPNLNKLNPVNGFQRLLSMRTIVQLAMNMLKLTFVGLVGYVIIAERIGKVFLAMEVGGWAQLALMAQILYEIGLILAVVLFVLALMDYVWQRWRHEQDIKMTKEEVKEELRRMEGDPVVKQRRRKMQLAAALMHIRKNVPKADVIVTNPTELAIAIKYDSDAMVAPRVIAKGRDYLAAKIRQIAVQHGIPIVERKPLAQALFKTVEVGQEVPEQFYKAIAEILAYVYELNGKARNMRRAPAA from the coding sequence ATGCCGGGTGACGCGGGAGACAAAACGGAGGCTCCGACACCGCGGCGGCGAGAAGAGGCCCGCAAGAAGGGGCAGATTGCCCGCAGCCAGGATCTGTCCTCGTCAATCCTGCTTCTTGGCGGGATGGTCTGCCTGCGCTGGTTTGGTCCTCGCCTGATCGAGTCTCTGACTGGATCGCTGCGCCATTACATGGAAATGAGCGATGCACGCGAGGCGATGCACATTGATGTGGTTCCCATGACCCTTTCGCTGGCAGCGGGAGTCATCGGCGCCGCGGGGCCGATCATGGTCGGCCTGCTGCTCCTCTCCGTCGCCTCGCATCTGGTGCAGGTAGGCTTCGTTATGACGACCGAACCGCTCACGCCGAATCTGAACAAGCTCAACCCGGTGAACGGCTTCCAGCGGCTTCTGAGCATGAGAACGATCGTCCAGCTGGCAATGAACATGCTGAAGCTGACGTTTGTCGGATTGGTCGGTTATGTGATTATCGCCGAGCGCATTGGCAAGGTCTTTCTGGCGATGGAGGTCGGCGGCTGGGCCCAGTTGGCGCTGATGGCCCAGATTCTCTATGAGATCGGCCTCATTCTCGCGGTCGTTCTGTTCGTGCTGGCACTGATGGATTACGTCTGGCAACGCTGGCGGCACGAGCAGGACATCAAGATGACCAAGGAGGAAGTGAAGGAGGAGCTTCGCCGCATGGAGGGCGATCCGGTCGTCAAGCAGCGCCGCCGTAAGATGCAATTAGCCGCGGCGTTGATGCACATTCGTAAGAATGTCCCCAAGGCGGATGTGATCGTCACCAATCCGACCGAGCTTGCGATCGCCATCAAATACGATTCGGACGCAATGGTCGCCCCGCGCGTGATTGCCAAGGGACGGGACTACCTGGCCGCGAAGATCCGTCAGATCGCCGTTCAGCACGGCATTCCGATCGTGGAGCGCAAGCCGCTGGCACAAGCCCTGTTCAAGACCGTCGAAGTCGGGCAGGAAGTTCCCGAGCAGTTCTACAAGGCCATCGCCGAGATACTGGCCTACGTCTATGAATTGAACGGCAAGGCACGGAATATGCGCCGCGCCCCGGCCGCGTGA
- a CDS encoding flagellar FlbD family protein, with protein sequence MIVVTKLRGDHMVVNAEMIKFIESTPDTMITLVNGEHLIVRESVEEVVLRAVAYGRSIRAFSH encoded by the coding sequence ATGATTGTCGTGACGAAACTCAGAGGCGACCACATGGTGGTAAACGCCGAGATGATCAAATTCATCGAGTCGACACCGGACACCATGATCACCTTGGTCAACGGCGAGCACTTGATCGTCCGGGAGTCCGTCGAAGAGGTGGTGTTGCGCGCCGTGGCCTACGGGCGCAGTATTCGCGCGTTCTCGCATTAG
- a CDS encoding flagellar FliJ family protein, giving the protein MASRFSFRFETLLKLRKQREEQCRRVVATRLSQIMATQSRRAEIEDQIARQSGAFRRSLKSDMLDVDEVRLSRHWLLKLRQRLFEADAEVAGQHAVLAQERAALAVARKDTKVLETLRERQYSTFVAQVQRREQLELDELNVTRFAHAAMTNESENP; this is encoded by the coding sequence ATGGCGTCGCGATTCAGCTTTCGATTCGAGACACTGCTCAAGCTGCGAAAGCAGCGGGAGGAGCAGTGCCGGCGCGTCGTCGCGACGAGGCTCAGTCAGATCATGGCGACCCAGTCGCGTCGTGCGGAGATCGAGGATCAAATTGCTCGGCAGTCAGGAGCATTTCGCCGATCGCTGAAATCGGACATGCTCGATGTCGACGAAGTACGCCTGTCTCGCCACTGGCTTTTGAAGCTTCGCCAGCGTCTTTTCGAGGCCGATGCGGAAGTTGCCGGTCAACATGCAGTACTCGCGCAGGAGCGCGCTGCGCTCGCGGTGGCGAGAAAAGACACGAAGGTGCTCGAAACACTCAGGGAGCGGCAGTATTCGACGTTCGTTGCGCAAGTTCAGCGGCGCGAGCAATTGGAACTTGACGAGCTAAACGTGACCCGATTTGCGCACGCGGCCATGACAAATGAGAGCGAGAATCCGTGA
- the fliQ gene encoding flagellar biosynthesis protein FliQ: MSTNTAIDLSYDALVLALFLAGPIMAIGMVVGLGISIFQAVTQLQEQTLSFVPKIVAMGLAAAFFIPWLTTRMVEYTQRLWGEGMWSP; encoded by the coding sequence ATGTCCACGAATACTGCTATTGACCTGAGTTACGATGCCCTCGTCCTGGCACTGTTTCTCGCCGGGCCCATCATGGCGATCGGCATGGTCGTCGGCTTGGGAATCAGCATTTTCCAGGCGGTGACCCAGTTGCAGGAGCAGACACTGAGCTTCGTTCCCAAGATCGTGGCCATGGGTCTTGCCGCAGCGTTCTTCATTCCCTGGCTCACCACACGCATGGTGGAATATACCCAGCGGCTCTGGGGCGAGGGGATGTGGTCGCCCTAG
- a CDS encoding FliI/YscN family ATPase — protein MSLLADQLTVARSTPCLGVTGRITSFAGMTLQAVGLPVPLGSTCEVTIGSHQRVTAEVIGFKDHSTLLMPINTHEGLRKGQSIRLVSTSQRIAVGHSLLGKVIDGMGRLAGEGESLPIESDTHYPLHRSAPEAMSRSRIDAPLSVGIRSINSLLSVGGGQRLGVFAGTGVGKSVLLGMMARYTSADVTVIAMVGERGREVQDFLVKDLGPEGRRRSVVVVSTSDHSPPLRMRACYAAMAVAEFFRDQGASVLLLMDSVTRMAMAARQIGLAAGEPPATKGYPPSVFAAMPKLMERCGRTAQGSITGLYTVLVEGDDQNDPIADAVRGILDGHVWLSRRLASRGQYPAVSVLDSISRVMPDLVSAEHRAAADRVRRLLAVWSEIEDLVNIGAYAMGTNPEYDVTIRMRPAVEKFLSQPVEEEASFEGSKEALLKLAKDIQQAEASVAQPARSAPAATTTGRQRSAGQPAAQAAARVGA, from the coding sequence ATGAGCCTGCTTGCCGATCAGCTCACCGTCGCCCGATCAACACCGTGTCTCGGCGTCACGGGCCGCATCACTTCCTTCGCGGGAATGACGCTTCAGGCCGTTGGTCTGCCGGTTCCATTGGGGTCCACCTGCGAGGTGACGATCGGATCGCACCAGCGCGTCACGGCGGAAGTCATAGGCTTCAAAGATCATTCAACGCTGCTCATGCCGATCAACACCCACGAGGGGCTCAGAAAAGGGCAAAGCATTCGACTGGTCAGCACATCGCAGCGAATTGCAGTGGGGCATAGTCTGCTCGGAAAGGTCATCGACGGGATGGGCCGCCTGGCCGGTGAAGGTGAAAGTCTACCGATTGAGTCGGACACGCATTACCCGCTTCACCGCTCGGCGCCGGAGGCAATGTCTCGCTCGCGCATCGACGCGCCGCTGTCCGTTGGTATTCGAAGCATCAACAGCCTGCTGAGCGTCGGCGGAGGCCAGCGCCTGGGTGTCTTCGCCGGCACCGGAGTGGGCAAGAGTGTCCTGCTGGGCATGATGGCCCGCTATACATCCGCCGACGTTACGGTCATCGCAATGGTGGGTGAGCGCGGCCGCGAGGTTCAGGATTTCCTGGTGAAGGACCTTGGGCCTGAAGGGCGCAGGCGCTCCGTCGTAGTTGTCAGCACGTCAGACCATTCGCCGCCGCTGCGGATGCGCGCCTGTTACGCGGCGATGGCGGTCGCGGAGTTCTTTCGAGATCAGGGGGCATCGGTCTTGCTCCTCATGGACTCGGTGACGCGCATGGCCATGGCCGCGCGGCAGATCGGGCTTGCCGCCGGTGAGCCGCCGGCAACCAAGGGCTACCCGCCGAGCGTCTTCGCAGCCATGCCGAAGCTGATGGAGCGCTGCGGCCGGACGGCGCAGGGATCGATCACAGGGCTCTACACCGTATTGGTGGAGGGAGACGACCAGAATGATCCGATCGCCGACGCGGTCCGCGGAATCCTCGATGGGCACGTGTGGCTGTCGCGGCGGTTGGCATCGCGCGGGCAGTATCCGGCGGTCAGTGTTCTGGACAGCATCAGCCGCGTCATGCCGGACCTGGTGAGCGCGGAGCATCGCGCGGCGGCGGATCGCGTTCGACGATTGCTGGCAGTGTGGTCGGAGATCGAGGACCTGGTGAACATCGGCGCCTATGCGATGGGCACGAACCCAGAATACGACGTGACGATTCGGATGAGGCCGGCCGTCGAAAAGTTCTTGTCGCAGCCGGTCGAGGAAGAGGCGAGTTTTGAAGGCTCAAAAGAGGCGCTCTTGAAACTGGCAAAGGATATTCAACAGGCTGAGGCGAGCGTCGCCCAGCCGGCTCGCTCGGCTCCGGCTGCCACAACGACGGGGCGTCAGCGCTCGGCGGGCCAGCCTGCTGCGCAGGCCGCAGCAAGGGTCGGCGCTTAA
- a CDS encoding flagellar hook-length control protein FliK, with protein sequence MAVQFQAAAKILPLKAERPPAPKRETPQSDFKEHFDGARFAAGAERRRPTDKPGPSDDIKPKEPVDEKPEADESAEADAEQVVVAVAQPVTQNLVILPSGDDVAPAQFETKNPTRVDDQIRRARGPAETTNVGNRLDKPIHQPGGAKSQPVPVTNTPPVVDGEVASSAVSVASESETKARSEFLTPTRTTSAASHDDLTAAPVDRSTGAELRATEQSGSRSSATQPVESRESASSKPEIVPVDVRAEGGATGDEGDATDQRSLLSARAKDDAKTVETKDLKPRFDNRLLEAGDDHGAQKDRPTPGRVKPDDVDHSQAIKKIDIRSGRGDSGASSLGRFLISAAKEGSVSTANVSPGNSSTPTSSPAGLQGGTAHSFALVRDAAPRALTEILSPPVSAADALDAAAKVFSASNNGGRQQVTLQLDPPELGQLRLQIRMHHDAMTLRVDANSQVVAKLIESRLPELRDALASHGIRVERSEVIVARSASFDNQSQSQSDQQSSSSNQQPGHGQFNESRSSWAEGHRFGAPGHDGSSGREERSHSAGSDETDANVVSASRIDGNESTLIAEYWLDLVA encoded by the coding sequence ATGGCAGTACAATTTCAGGCAGCGGCAAAGATACTGCCGCTAAAGGCGGAGCGACCTCCGGCTCCGAAGCGGGAAACACCGCAATCCGACTTCAAAGAGCATTTCGACGGCGCACGCTTCGCTGCAGGCGCGGAGCGCCGGCGGCCGACCGACAAACCGGGGCCGTCGGATGACATCAAGCCGAAGGAACCTGTCGACGAAAAGCCGGAGGCGGATGAGTCGGCGGAGGCTGATGCGGAACAGGTTGTCGTAGCAGTCGCCCAGCCGGTAACACAGAACCTCGTGATTCTCCCCTCGGGAGATGATGTTGCGCCGGCCCAATTCGAGACCAAGAACCCAACGCGCGTCGATGATCAGATTCGCCGAGCGAGGGGCCCAGCGGAGACGACCAATGTCGGCAACCGGCTGGACAAACCGATTCATCAACCCGGCGGGGCGAAATCGCAGCCCGTACCGGTAACGAATACACCGCCTGTCGTCGACGGCGAGGTCGCTTCCAGCGCAGTCTCAGTTGCGTCAGAGAGTGAAACCAAGGCCCGATCAGAGTTTCTGACACCGACCCGCACGACGAGCGCCGCTTCACACGATGATTTGACTGCCGCGCCAGTCGATCGATCGACCGGTGCGGAGCTCCGTGCAACCGAGCAGTCGGGTTCCCGATCCAGCGCGACGCAGCCAGTCGAGTCGCGTGAATCGGCTTCGTCGAAGCCTGAGATCGTGCCCGTGGATGTGCGTGCCGAAGGCGGCGCGACCGGCGATGAGGGCGATGCGACAGACCAGCGATCCCTGCTGTCAGCACGGGCGAAGGACGATGCGAAGACAGTTGAAACCAAGGATCTCAAGCCGAGGTTCGACAATCGTCTACTGGAGGCGGGCGACGATCATGGCGCGCAAAAGGATCGCCCCACGCCGGGCAGAGTCAAGCCGGACGATGTTGACCACTCTCAGGCGATCAAGAAAATCGACATCCGAAGCGGCAGGGGAGATTCGGGTGCCTCATCTCTGGGGAGATTTTTGATCTCCGCAGCGAAAGAGGGATCCGTTTCGACCGCGAATGTCTCACCCGGCAACAGCTCGACTCCAACGAGCAGTCCAGCAGGCCTTCAAGGCGGAACTGCTCATTCATTTGCATTAGTCCGCGATGCGGCTCCCCGAGCGCTGACGGAGATTCTCTCGCCGCCGGTATCAGCGGCGGATGCGCTGGATGCGGCCGCCAAAGTTTTCAGCGCATCGAACAACGGCGGGCGACAACAGGTCACCCTTCAGCTTGATCCACCCGAGTTGGGCCAGTTGAGGCTTCAGATTCGGATGCACCACGACGCGATGACACTCCGCGTCGATGCGAATTCGCAGGTAGTGGCAAAGTTGATTGAGTCTCGACTTCCGGAGCTGCGTGACGCCCTGGCGTCGCACGGCATTCGCGTCGAGCGATCTGAAGTGATCGTTGCCCGATCTGCCTCATTTGATAATCAGTCGCAATCACAGAGCGACCAGCAATCGTCATCGTCGAATCAACAGCCGGGTCACGGCCAGTTCAACGAATCCCGCTCGTCGTGGGCGGAGGGCCATCGCTTCGGCGCCCCGGGACATGACGGCTCGTCGGGTCGCGAAGAGCGTTCCCATTCAGCGGGCTCGGATGAAACCGACGCAAATGTGGTCAGTGCGTCGCGGATCGATGGGAATGAGTCGACGTTGATCGCGGAATACTGGCTTGATCTGGTCGCCTGA